In Zingiber officinale cultivar Zhangliang chromosome 8B, Zo_v1.1, whole genome shotgun sequence, a single genomic region encodes these proteins:
- the LOC122014338 gene encoding uncharacterized protein LOC122014338, translating to MAAGMALCTSSQLPQLMQPTVKNICIGLIIHQKPFVSVTLQRNQHQCVPHAHVLSRRFIVCATTEGSAKSSKSDEQIPSWARPDSDEPPPWARDEGSGSTSQSTFQIPFYAYLLASAFIAIAAIGSIFEYANKNPVFGVLKSDSIFYAPLLGFFVFTGIPTSAFLWFKSVETANKEAEEQDRRDGYR from the exons ATGGCTGCTGGCATGGCCCTGTGCACTTCTAGCCAACTTCCTCAGTTGATGCAACCCACTGTCAAGAACATCTGCATAGGGCTAATTATTCATCAGAAACCATTTGTATCTGTTACCCTCCAAAGAAACCAGCATCAGTGTGTTCCACATGCACACGTATTGTCTCGCAGGTTCATCGTCTGTGCTACTACTGAAGGTTCTGCAAAATCAAGCAAGTCAGATGAACAAATTCCCTCTTGGGCTAGACCCGATTCAGATGAACCTCCACCTTGGGCGCGTGATGAGGGCAGTGGAAGCACATCACAATCAACATTTCAGATTCCTTTCTATGCATATCTTCTTGCATCAGCTTTTATTGCTATAGCAGCG ATTGGCTCCATATTTGAATATGCTAACAAGAATCCAGTTTTTGGAGTCCTGAAATCAGACAGTATCTTTTATGCACCGTTGCTTGGTTTCTTTGTTTTCACTGGGATACCGACCTCT GCCTTTCTGTGGTTCAAATCTGTTGAAACTGCCAACAAAGAAGCTGAGGAGCAAGATAGGAGAGATGGATATCGGTAA
- the LOC122014729 gene encoding probable U3 small nucleolar RNA-associated protein 11 produces the protein MSSFRNAIPRKAHKERAQPQDRKKFGLLEKHKDYVVRAQAFHQKEETLRKLREKASFKNPDEFYFKMVNTRMRGGIHIPKSEANKYTPEQLMLMKTQDIGYVLQKIQSEKKKIERLSSALHTLDHQPGNKHVYYAEDREEAEEIQSRSLQMSNTVASLKLPKGIVKKTAASYKELEARKTRVQELEKIYSDMALQKELQKPGRKRKLREDEIVQPTNRPVYKWRAERKR, from the exons ATGTCTTCTTTTAGAAATGCTATCCCTCGGAAGGCTCACAAAGAGCGAGCACAACC TCAAGATAGGAAGAAGTTTGGGCTTCTCGAGAAGCATAAAGATTATGTTGTCCGAGCACAGGCATTCCACCAGAAGGAAGAGACTCTGAGG AAATTAAGGGAGAAGGCATCTTTTAAAAATCCAGATGAATTCTATTTCAAGATGGTTAACACACGAATGCGTGGTGGGATTCATATTCCAAA GAGTGAAGCAAACAAGTACACACCTGAACAGCTCATGCTTATGAAAACTCAAGATATTGGTTATGTCCTTCAGAAAATTCAAAGTGAAAAGAAG AAAATTGAAAGGCTAAGTTCTGCTCTTCACACACTAGATCATCAGCCAGGGAACAAGCATGTTTACTATGCTGAGGATAG GGAAGAAGCCGAAGAAATACAATCTAGATCACTGCAAATGAGCAATACAGTTGCTTCTCTAAAACTTCCCAAGGGCATTGTTAA GAAAACAGCTGCATCTTACAAAGAGTtggaagcaaggaaaacaagggTTCAAGAACTTGAAAAGATATACTCAGACATGGCTTTGCAAAAAGAATTGCAG AAACCAGGGAGAAAACGCAAACTTCGTGAAGATGAAATTGTGCAGCCAACAAATCGACCCGTTTACAAGTGGCGTGCAGAAAGAAAACGTTAA
- the LOC122014728 gene encoding uncharacterized protein LOC122014728 encodes MELKEETIFQHDSCSNKRNSCSSICDENLETSRASACSTEKDVDILMCRVCHCLEPDIRGDAALEFLNIIPPSQGLSEINNDRNSYDELPQKWTVKGSINNKSSQEDTDFIQFISPEGEILVCSADVESGSCLCHDTIIDLGCSCKNDLAHAHYACALKWFISHGSTVCEICGSLAKNVRVEDFRKVVASLKDYEELRDRTVTGEPTYINMEASSGIDPDAVAAIRRQRLSEISLWFNPHNNTASISQEAVEEVPYNPIENVVTRDTQINKSALEHSGILVVTGLLTVILFWFVAPRIGKKGAKFGFHILLGGLCVLAVVIFVRFIMPTRFKHGLTRYWAILFVFWFLAFAIWATRTHNIRAK; translated from the exons ATGGAACTCAAGGAAGAAACGATATTTCAACATGATAGTTGCAGCAACAAAAGGAACTCATGCTCTTCCATCTGTGATGAAAATTTAGAGACATCACGGGCATCAGCTTGTAGCACAGAAAAGGATGTGGATATTTTAATGTGTAGAGTTTGCCATTGTCTCGAACCTGACATCAGGGGAGATGCtgctttagaatttttaaatattatcccTCCATCACAAGGATTATCAGAAATCAACAATGACCGAAATTCATATGACGAACTTCCTCAAAAATGGACTGTAAAAGGATCCATCAATAACAAGTCTTCTCAGGAGGATACTGATTTTATTCAGTTTATAAGTCCTGAAGGTGAGATATTGGTTTGCAGTGCTGATGTAGAATCAGGTTCATGCCTTTGTCATGACACAATCATAGATCTAGGATGCTCTTGCAAAAACGATCTTGCTCATGCTCATTATGCTTGTGCACTTAAGTGGTTTATAAGTCATGGTTCCACTGTATGTGAGATCTGCGGAAGTTTAGCTAAAAATGTACGAGTAGAGGATTTTAGAAAGGTTGTGGCTTCCTTAAAAGACTATGAAGAACTAAGGGATAGAACAGTCACAGGAGAACCTACTTATATAAACATGGAGGCAAGTTCTGGTATTGATCCTGATGCTGTAGCTGCTATTAGAAGGCAAAGACTTAGTGAGATATCATTGTGGTTCAATCCTCATAATAATACTGCATCAATCTCCCAGGAGGCTGTAGAGGAAGTTCCATATAATCCAATAGAAAATGTTGTAACTAGGGACACACAAATAAACAAGTCAGCTTTGGAGCACTCAGGAATTTTAGTTGTTACTGGTCTGCTCACCGTTATTCTTTTCTGGTTTGTTGCTCCTCGAATCGGAAAG AAAGGTGCAAAATTTGGTTTCCATATTCTTCTTGGAGGGCTATGTGTGTTGGCAGTAGTGATCTTTGTTAGATTT ATAATGCCAACCAGATTCAAACATGGGTTAACGCGCTATTGGGCAATCTTGTTTGTGTTTTGGTTTCTTGCTTTTGCAATTTGGGCTACTCGGACCCACAATATCCGTGCAAAATAA